In Populus trichocarpa isolate Nisqually-1 chromosome 12, P.trichocarpa_v4.1, whole genome shotgun sequence, a genomic segment contains:
- the LOC7493489 gene encoding uncharacterized protein LOC7493489 isoform X11, which translates to MTQVSAACVPQVIFILQCLLAAILPIRKLCETPVSFFYLPPMSSASKFVNFGTSLFLRTTNNGHPHKTISFKPLPSLQFHLYCSSSTAATATATATTDDDIMETLNSLQQENKQKQHPWPEWVTFVDKLKTRGYFMETSEDENIIAYTDMNQLRDGCLSFARDRYDVLKSLSIPDIQTVVESGCPNILRKVVNSAKRMRAYVQKDEGDACSACIHRGCCDRAYVVLKSNEAEGRTIDIVRVLMFHALDPLVISEGEKSPGSELIEASARKLLSELVELSETPHDPALPKRTPKTPDKKERVVNFTGGILRENVEMKKGDWICTKCNFMNFTKNKRCRKCGEQSAKKDGDDSIEVKKGDWICSECNFMNFAKNKRCRKCGEQSSKKDGVDSFEVKKGDWICSECEFLNFSRNIKCLKCKADGPERVAVDNVEMKRGDWNCTKCGFMNFASNKTCLRCLDPRPERDTGEWNCPSCDFLNFTKNKVCLKCNCDRPKRMGGEWHCPSCDFMNFSRNAVCLKCDCKRPREAMTEYEEQIWKSPY; encoded by the exons ATGACACAAGTATCAGCCGCGTGTGTACCGCAGGTCATCTTCATTCTTCAGTGCTTGCTTGCTGCCATTTTGCCTATCCGAAAACTCTGCGAAACACCAGTCTcctttttctatcttccaccaaTGTCATCAGCGTCTAAATTCGTAAACTTTGGCACTTCGCTCTTCCTTCGTACAACTAATAATGGCCATCCCCACAAAACCATCTCCTTTAAACCCCTCCCTTCCCTCCAATTCCACCTCTACTGTTCTTCCTCCACTGCAGCCACAGCCACAGCCACAGCCACCACAGATGATGATATCATGGAAACCTTGAACTCCcttcaacaagaaaataaacaaaaacaacatccaTGGCCTGAGTGGGTAActtttgttgataaattgaaGACCAGGGGTTACTTCATGGAAACTTCAGAGGATGAAAATATTATTGCTTACACTGATATGAATCAGTTAAGGGATGGTTGTCTTAGCTTTGCTCGTGACAGATATGATGTTCTCAA ATCATTGTCTATACCTGATATTCAAACAGTTGTGGAGAGTGGATGTCCTAATATTCTTCGAAAAGTTGTAAATTCAGCTAAAAGAATGAGAGCTTACGTGCAAAAGGATGAAGGGGAT GCTTGTAGTGCTTGTATTCATCGGGGTTGTTGTGATAGAGCTTATGTGGTACTAAAGAGTAATGAAGCAGAGGGTCGTACCATAGACATAGTGCGGGTCTTAATGTTCCATGCACTGGATCCCCTTGTTATTTCAGAAGGAGAGAAATCTCCTGGTAGTGAGCTTATTGAAGCGTCTGCAAGGAAGCTGCTTTCTGAGTTGGTTGAATTGAGTGAGACACCCCATGATCCTGCACTACCAAAGCGTACTCCCAAAACCCCCGATAAGAAGGAGCGAGTTGTGAATTTCACGGGTGGCATACTGCGTGAAAATGTTGAAATGAAGAAAGGAGATTGGATATGTACCAA ATGCAACTTTATGAACttcactaaaaataaaagatgccGAAAATGTGGTGAACAAAGTGCAAAGAAGGATGGTGATGACTCTATTGAAGTTAAGAAAGGAGATTGGATATGCTCCGA ATGCAACTTTATGAACTTcgctaaaaataaaagatgccGAAAATGTGGTGAACAAAGTTCAAAGAAGGATGGTGTTGACTCTTTTGAAGTTAAGAAAGGAGATTGGATATGCTCCGA GtgtgaattcttgaatttttctagAAATATAAAATGCCTAAAGTGCAAAGCAGATGGCCCAGAGAGGGTCGCCGTAGATAATGTGGAAATGAAGAGGGGGGATTGGAATTGTACCAA GTGTGGGTTCATGAATTTTGCTAGCAATAAGACATGCTTGCGTTGTCTAGATCCACGCCCTGAAAGAGACACTGGAGAGTGGAACTGCCCATC GTGTGACTTCTTAAATTTCACTAAGAATAAAGTCTGCTTAAAGTGCAATTGTGACCGCCCCAAAAGAATGGGTGGAGAGTGGCACTGCCCATC GTGTGACTTCATGAATTTCAGTAGGAATGCAGTCTGCCTAAAGTGCGATTGTAAGCGTCCCAGAGAAGCGATGACCGAGTATGAAGAACAGATTTGGAAGAGCCCTTATTAA
- the LOC7493489 gene encoding uncharacterized protein LOC7493489 isoform X10, with product MTQVSAACVPQVIFILQCLLAAILPIRKLCETPVSFFYLPPMSSASKFVNFGTSLFLRTTNNGHPHKTISFKPLPSLQFHLYCSSSTAATATATATTDDDIMETLNSLQQENKQKQHPWPEWVTFVDKLKTRGYFMETSEDENIIAYTDMNQLRDGCLSFARDRYDVLKSLSIPDIQTVVESGCPNILRKVVNSAKRMRAYVQKDEGDACSACIHRGCCDRAYVVLKSNEAEGRTIDIVRVLMFHALDPLVISEGEKSPGSELIEASARKLLSELVELSETPHDPALPKRTPKTPDKKERVVNFTGGILRENVEMKKGDWICTKCNFMNFTKNKRCRKCGEQSAKKDGDDSIEVKKGDWICSECNFMNFAKNKRCRKCGEQSAKKDGDDSIEVKKGDWICSECEFLNFSRNIKCLKCKADGPERVAVDNVEMKRGDWNCTKCGFMNFASNKTCLRCLDPRPERDTGEWNCPSCDFLNFTKNKVCLKCNCDRPKRMGGEWHCPSCDFMNFSRNAVCLKCDCKRPREAMTEYEEQIWKSPY from the exons ATGACACAAGTATCAGCCGCGTGTGTACCGCAGGTCATCTTCATTCTTCAGTGCTTGCTTGCTGCCATTTTGCCTATCCGAAAACTCTGCGAAACACCAGTCTcctttttctatcttccaccaaTGTCATCAGCGTCTAAATTCGTAAACTTTGGCACTTCGCTCTTCCTTCGTACAACTAATAATGGCCATCCCCACAAAACCATCTCCTTTAAACCCCTCCCTTCCCTCCAATTCCACCTCTACTGTTCTTCCTCCACTGCAGCCACAGCCACAGCCACAGCCACCACAGATGATGATATCATGGAAACCTTGAACTCCcttcaacaagaaaataaacaaaaacaacatccaTGGCCTGAGTGGGTAActtttgttgataaattgaaGACCAGGGGTTACTTCATGGAAACTTCAGAGGATGAAAATATTATTGCTTACACTGATATGAATCAGTTAAGGGATGGTTGTCTTAGCTTTGCTCGTGACAGATATGATGTTCTCAA ATCATTGTCTATACCTGATATTCAAACAGTTGTGGAGAGTGGATGTCCTAATATTCTTCGAAAAGTTGTAAATTCAGCTAAAAGAATGAGAGCTTACGTGCAAAAGGATGAAGGGGAT GCTTGTAGTGCTTGTATTCATCGGGGTTGTTGTGATAGAGCTTATGTGGTACTAAAGAGTAATGAAGCAGAGGGTCGTACCATAGACATAGTGCGGGTCTTAATGTTCCATGCACTGGATCCCCTTGTTATTTCAGAAGGAGAGAAATCTCCTGGTAGTGAGCTTATTGAAGCGTCTGCAAGGAAGCTGCTTTCTGAGTTGGTTGAATTGAGTGAGACACCCCATGATCCTGCACTACCAAAGCGTACTCCCAAAACCCCCGATAAGAAGGAGCGAGTTGTGAATTTCACGGGTGGCATACTGCGTGAAAATGTTGAAATGAAGAAAGGAGATTGGATATGTACCAA ATGCAACTTTATGAACttcactaaaaataaaagatgccGAAAATGTGGTGAACAAAGTGCAAAGAAGGATGGTGATGACTCTATTGAAGTTAAGAAAGGAGATTGGATATGCTCCGA ATGCAACTTTATGAACTTcgctaaaaataaaaggtgccGAAAATGTGGTGAACAAAGTGCAAAGAAGGATGGTGATGACTCTATTGAAGTTAAGAAAGGAGATTGGATATGCTCCGA GtgtgaattcttgaatttttctagAAATATAAAATGCCTAAAGTGCAAAGCAGATGGCCCAGAGAGGGTCGCCGTAGATAATGTGGAAATGAAGAGGGGGGATTGGAATTGTACCAA GTGTGGGTTCATGAATTTTGCTAGCAATAAGACATGCTTGCGTTGTCTAGATCCACGCCCTGAAAGAGACACTGGAGAGTGGAACTGCCCATC GTGTGACTTCTTAAATTTCACTAAGAATAAAGTCTGCTTAAAGTGCAATTGTGACCGCCCCAAAAGAATGGGTGGAGAGTGGCACTGCCCATC GTGTGACTTCATGAATTTCAGTAGGAATGCAGTCTGCCTAAAGTGCGATTGTAAGCGTCCCAGAGAAGCGATGACCGAGTATGAAGAACAGATTTGGAAGAGCCCTTATTAA